A window of the Deltaproteobacteria bacterium genome harbors these coding sequences:
- a CDS encoding PilZ domain-containing protein has translation MSEKRKYPRREVLSGSALNAKLVLTGGSLLSTTPRSIEIDAQPLNISQGGIGLLLKLDVPWETLTPQKEVALHLNMGNQIWRLLAKVVHHARDHRTIGLEFTQPLPSLTPFLTPAELQ, from the coding sequence TTGTCGGAAAAAAGAAAGTACCCGCGAAGAGAGGTCCTGTCTGGATCAGCGCTTAATGCAAAGTTGGTTTTAACGGGCGGTTCGCTCCTCAGCACCACCCCCCGATCGATTGAAATCGATGCCCAACCCCTAAATATCAGCCAGGGAGGGATCGGACTCCTCTTGAAGCTTGATGTCCCGTGGGAGACCTTGACCCCACAGAAAGAGGTCGCCCTGCATCTCAATATGGGGAACCAGATCTGGCGTCTTCTGGCAAAGGTGGTCCATCATGCGAGGGACCATCGGACGATCGGTCTGGAATTTACCCAGCCACTTCCCAGTCTGACACCGTTCCTCACACCGGCAGAGTTGCAATAA
- a CDS encoding haloacid dehalogenase-like hydrolase, which yields MSKPPPLAVFDLDNTIIKNDCGEAFFHFLVEEGKLPASRIREYYEKVQKEGGIVAYPWVVSLMAGMKEEEIYSACQEAIRRELKKEIGKKELGGIQVAQGIRLSPQMKELMKRMKQAGFEIWIISASNRWVVETTIQQLELPVDHSVGMAVTVKDGILTNIPVKPEPVGQGKREVIEQKIGRPPNFVAGDSASDFPMMEMATEIALFIDHGNKECQRVALERGWVVQKGSLVD from the coding sequence ATGTCAAAACCACCACCCCTCGCCGTCTTCGACCTCGACAACACAATCATCAAAAACGACTGCGGGGAGGCATTTTTTCATTTTTTGGTGGAGGAGGGAAAGCTCCCAGCGAGCCGCATCAGGGAATATTATGAAAAGGTTCAAAAGGAGGGAGGGATTGTCGCCTACCCCTGGGTCGTCTCACTGATGGCCGGAATGAAAGAGGAGGAGATTTATTCAGCTTGCCAAGAGGCGATTCGGAGGGAACTCAAAAAAGAGATCGGGAAAAAGGAATTGGGGGGTATTCAAGTCGCCCAAGGGATCCGGCTCTCTCCTCAGATGAAAGAGCTCATGAAACGAATGAAACAGGCCGGTTTTGAGATCTGGATTATCTCGGCCTCGAACCGATGGGTCGTCGAAACAACGATTCAGCAACTCGAACTCCCTGTCGACCATTCTGTCGGAATGGCGGTGACCGTAAAAGACGGTATCCTGACCAATATTCCTGTCAAACCGGAGCCTGTGGGACAGGGGAAACGAGAGGTGATCGAGCAAAAAATCGGCCGCCCCCCAAACTTTGTTGCCGGCGACAGCGCCTCTGACTTCCCGATGATGGAAATGGCGACAGAGATTGCCCTTTTCATTGACCACGGGAATAAAGAATGTCAGAGGGTTGCTCTAGAAAGAGGTTGGGTTGTTCAAAAGGGATCACTAGTTGATTAG
- a CDS encoding MFS transporter, producing MKSRYSLWRIRIFAITWIAYAGFYLCRKNLAVVKVSLKEEFGFDNLQLGYIGTAYLATYAIGQFLNGILGDKLGSRITVGIGLVVAAVSNFIFPIGTTAGFMMVLYGFNGYAQATGWPGLVKTMANWFSVHERGVVMGWWGTCYQIGSAAATALAAYLLSLWGWRYSFYVPAAILLGIALLFILLQREQPEDVGLPDIESYHGEVEKEESGETTVTQLRPLSSTIRKVLSNSTVWFCGLSYFCLKLIRYSLMFWLPLYMVEKLGYKADQAGYYSIAVEVAGFLGAVFAGYASDKLFGSRRGPICTLMFLGLAISLYAHTHLVLMGNFWNVVGMALIGFMTYGPDSIMTGAAAMDFGTKEGASTAAGFINGMGSIGAALEGILVGYISQAFGWNFLFYIFVGLALIGALLMATRWKTEAPHRLSS from the coding sequence ATGAAGTCACGATATTCGCTTTGGCGAATCCGCATCTTTGCGATCACCTGGATCGCCTATGCCGGTTTTTACCTCTGTCGAAAAAACCTGGCCGTTGTCAAAGTTTCGCTGAAAGAGGAGTTTGGATTTGATAACCTCCAGCTCGGCTATATCGGCACCGCCTATCTCGCTACCTACGCCATCGGACAGTTTCTCAATGGAATTTTGGGTGACAAATTGGGGTCTCGGATCACCGTCGGTATTGGGCTTGTCGTTGCTGCCGTCTCCAATTTCATTTTTCCGATCGGGACAACCGCCGGTTTCATGATGGTCCTTTATGGATTCAATGGCTACGCCCAGGCGACCGGATGGCCCGGACTTGTAAAGACAATGGCAAACTGGTTCTCCGTCCATGAGCGCGGCGTTGTCATGGGGTGGTGGGGAACTTGTTATCAGATCGGTTCCGCTGCCGCGACCGCCCTTGCCGCCTATCTCTTGAGTCTCTGGGGCTGGCGTTATTCCTTCTATGTCCCCGCAGCAATCCTTTTGGGCATTGCACTCCTTTTCATCCTCCTTCAGAGAGAGCAACCTGAAGATGTCGGTCTCCCAGATATCGAATCCTATCATGGGGAGGTCGAAAAAGAGGAATCTGGGGAAACGACAGTCACCCAGCTCCGTCCCTTAAGCTCGACGATCCGAAAGGTCCTTTCGAATAGTACCGTCTGGTTCTGTGGACTCAGCTATTTTTGTCTCAAACTGATCCGCTATTCGCTGATGTTCTGGCTCCCGCTCTATATGGTAGAAAAACTGGGGTATAAGGCAGACCAGGCCGGTTATTATTCGATCGCGGTCGAGGTTGCTGGTTTTCTAGGGGCGGTCTTCGCGGGATACGCCTCTGATAAACTTTTCGGTTCGAGACGTGGGCCGATCTGCACACTGATGTTTTTGGGGCTCGCGATCAGCCTCTACGCCCATACCCATCTCGTCCTTATGGGGAATTTCTGGAATGTGGTCGGTATGGCGCTGATCGGTTTTATGACCTACGGCCCCGACTCGATCATGACCGGCGCTGCGGCGATGGATTTTGGCACAAAAGAGGGGGCCTCCACCGCTGCCGGATTTATCAATGGCATGGGCTCGATCGGTGCCGCGCTCGAAGGGATCCTGGTTGGCTACATCTCCCAAGCCTTTGGCTGGAATTTTCTCTTCTATATCTTCGTGGGACTGGCTCTGATTGGCGCCCTCCTGATGGCGACCCGGTGGAAGACCGAGGCACCGCACAGGCTATCTTCCTAG
- a CDS encoding helix-turn-helix transcriptional regulator, with the protein MNPIVKAREEKGLSQRRLAALAGISFRTLQLLESGRHDPQISSLEKIATALGYSRHAFGRFIESLFESPPDSVVGISEHILEEGEGSWKSWLFSFVDAFRTKPKRGFVDLSPLPETPVSMKALLASTVETLCDEVGMTCPEWCQSVPPLAEPWFVSGMESLKAMALIESPVHFRKRNIFVLENFLKRI; encoded by the coding sequence ATGAATCCGATCGTCAAGGCAAGGGAAGAGAAGGGGCTCTCGCAGCGCCGTCTGGCGGCGCTGGCCGGGATTTCGTTCCGAACCCTCCAACTGCTGGAGTCGGGGAGACATGATCCGCAAATCTCGTCACTCGAGAAGATCGCCACGGCCCTCGGATATTCAAGGCATGCCTTCGGGAGATTCATTGAGTCATTATTTGAATCACCTCCCGATTCGGTTGTCGGGATTTCAGAACATATCCTCGAAGAAGGAGAAGGGAGCTGGAAGAGCTGGCTCTTTAGTTTTGTCGATGCCTTCAGGACAAAACCGAAGAGGGGTTTCGTTGATCTGTCTCCCCTGCCGGAGACACCTGTTTCTATGAAGGCGCTTCTTGCCTCGACGGTCGAGACCCTTTGCGATGAAGTCGGGATGACGTGCCCGGAGTGGTGTCAGTCGGTGCCCCCTCTGGCCGAGCCCTGGTTTGTTTCTGGCATGGAGAGTCTTAAGGCGATGGCCCTTATCGAAAGTCCAGTTCACTTCAGAAAAAGAAATATTTTTGTCTTAGAAAACTTTTTGAAGAGGATCTAA
- a CDS encoding glutamine synthetase translates to MPTKEELIAYVEKSPHPEVKVAVCDIDGILRGKYIAKEKLLSSLEKGFGFCDVVFGWDSADVLYDNVQLTGWHTGYPDVLTKLDPATFRKIPWEEDRAFVLGDFYLKNGEAYPACPRNLLKKVIEKYRKAGLEPYCSVEFEYFLFDETPHSLHEKGFRNLKTASPGMFGYSILRSSARSEFITSLVQKMKAFDCPIEGIHTETGPGVMEAALLYTKALDAADRAILFKTAVKELAYKDGKVATFMAKWNDQLPGCGGHTHISVWKNGTNAFADERNKSGISPLFENFLAGVLHGLHDLMACYCPTVNSYKRSVPGVWSPLNATWGIENRTTALRMILGQDPKSTRVEQRTPGADLNPYIAMAATLASGLYGIEKKMKLVPPVTGNAYDLPKEEVPYLPRSLAEATDRLKRSELAREILGEAFVDHYARTREWEVREYNKAVTDWELKRYFEII, encoded by the coding sequence ATGCCGACCAAGGAAGAATTGATCGCCTATGTTGAGAAATCACCCCATCCCGAGGTCAAGGTCGCTGTCTGTGATATCGACGGCATCCTTCGCGGAAAATATATCGCGAAGGAAAAACTCCTCTCGAGCCTGGAAAAAGGTTTCGGATTCTGCGATGTCGTCTTTGGGTGGGACAGCGCCGATGTCCTTTACGATAATGTCCAACTGACCGGATGGCATACCGGTTATCCGGATGTCTTGACGAAGCTCGATCCGGCCACATTTCGTAAAATCCCGTGGGAAGAGGATCGTGCGTTTGTCTTGGGTGACTTTTACCTCAAAAACGGAGAGGCGTATCCAGCCTGCCCACGGAATCTTCTGAAAAAGGTGATTGAAAAATACCGCAAGGCGGGACTCGAACCTTATTGTTCGGTCGAGTTCGAGTACTTTCTCTTCGATGAAACCCCCCACTCCCTCCACGAAAAGGGGTTTCGAAATCTTAAGACCGCGAGCCCTGGGATGTTTGGTTATTCAATCCTCCGCTCCTCCGCCCGTAGCGAGTTCATCACGAGCCTTGTCCAAAAGATGAAGGCGTTTGACTGCCCGATCGAAGGGATCCACACAGAGACAGGACCGGGCGTCATGGAAGCGGCACTGCTCTATACGAAGGCGCTTGACGCCGCCGATCGCGCGATCCTTTTCAAAACCGCCGTTAAGGAACTCGCCTACAAAGACGGGAAGGTCGCAACCTTCATGGCGAAGTGGAACGATCAACTCCCCGGCTGTGGTGGTCATACCCATATCAGTGTCTGGAAGAATGGAACCAACGCCTTCGCCGATGAACGAAACAAGTCTGGAATAAGTCCTCTCTTTGAAAATTTTCTCGCCGGTGTCTTGCACGGACTCCACGATTTAATGGCCTGCTACTGCCCGACGGTCAATAGTTACAAGCGATCGGTCCCTGGGGTTTGGTCCCCTCTCAACGCCACCTGGGGAATCGAAAATAGGACAACAGCCCTTCGGATGATCCTCGGCCAGGATCCTAAATCGACCCGAGTGGAACAGAGAACCCCTGGCGCTGACTTGAATCCCTACATCGCGATGGCAGCGACACTCGCCTCGGGCCTCTATGGAATTGAAAAGAAAATGAAGCTCGTCCCCCCCGTCACGGGGAATGCCTATGACCTCCCCAAAGAGGAGGTCCCGTATCTCCCTCGATCTTTGGCCGAGGCGACCGATCGCCTGAAGAGGAGCGAATTGGCCCGGGAGATTTTGGGAGAGGCGTTTGTAGACCATTACGCAAGGACACGCGAATGGGAGGTTCGAGAGTATAATAAGGCAGTGACAGATTGGGAATTGAAGAGATATTTCGAGATTATATGA
- a CDS encoding iron-containing alcohol dehydrogenase: MTEIHNFYFPTTIRFGAGAIKLLRQELTQRRCKRPFIVTDRGVVAQPFFQTILNELKDFNPAVYSDVHPNPWLSDVTKGAKICREIEADCIVTVGGGSPMDTAKAIALMACVEGELFQYQDGGPKEIPSTILPIIAIPTTAGTGSEVGRSAVISEDNTGIKHIIFSPSLLPKLVLADPEVTLGLPHHITAATGMDALTHNIEAYLAKDFHPICDGIALEGTRLVMENLETAVKDGKNMKAREGMLMGAMMGAVAFQKGLGATHSMAHPLTTVANVPHGLANALCLARVLEFNKEVVEKRLATLATHLGLKDKSADGFIASIRKLTDAIGIPKRLRDVGIKEEMMPRLVELAVQDGCHQCNPRSVTKADFERMYRELL; this comes from the coding sequence ATGACAGAAATTCACAATTTTTATTTCCCTACCACCATCCGCTTCGGCGCAGGAGCTATCAAACTCCTTCGACAAGAACTGACACAGCGTCGCTGCAAACGCCCGTTCATCGTCACCGACCGCGGGGTTGTCGCCCAACCCTTTTTTCAAACGATCCTCAATGAACTCAAAGATTTTAACCCCGCTGTCTATTCCGATGTCCACCCGAACCCCTGGCTCAGCGATGTCACAAAGGGTGCCAAGATCTGCCGTGAAATTGAGGCCGACTGTATTGTCACCGTCGGGGGGGGATCTCCCATGGACACGGCGAAGGCGATCGCGCTGATGGCCTGTGTGGAGGGGGAACTTTTTCAGTATCAGGATGGCGGTCCTAAAGAAATTCCATCCACTATCCTGCCGATCATCGCCATCCCGACAACCGCCGGTACCGGCTCTGAGGTTGGCCGCAGCGCCGTTATCAGCGAGGATAATACGGGGATCAAACATATTATCTTCTCCCCATCGCTCCTTCCCAAATTGGTTCTCGCCGATCCCGAGGTAACCTTGGGGCTTCCTCACCATATCACAGCTGCCACCGGCATGGATGCCTTGACGCATAATATCGAGGCCTATCTCGCGAAGGATTTTCATCCGATCTGTGACGGGATCGCCCTCGAGGGGACACGACTGGTGATGGAGAATCTGGAGACTGCGGTCAAGGATGGGAAAAACATGAAGGCGCGTGAAGGGATGCTGATGGGGGCGATGATGGGGGCTGTTGCGTTCCAGAAGGGACTTGGCGCAACCCACTCGATGGCCCATCCCTTGACGACAGTCGCCAATGTCCCTCATGGCCTTGCAAACGCCCTCTGTCTCGCGAGGGTCCTTGAGTTTAACAAAGAGGTTGTCGAGAAACGACTCGCGACACTCGCCACCCATCTGGGATTAAAAGACAAAAGCGCCGATGGATTCATTGCCTCTATTCGAAAATTGACCGACGCGATCGGGATCCCCAAACGGCTTCGCGATGTGGGGATCAAGGAAGAGATGATGCCGCGGCTCGTCGAACTGGCGGTCCAGGATGGTTGTCATCAGTGCAATCCAAGGTCGGTGACAAAAGCAGACTTTGAGAGGATGTATCGGGAACTTCTGTGA
- a CDS encoding aldehyde dehydrogenase family protein produces MKIFNPATEALLQEIEEDSAVSIQEKYNSLLKGQKIWKMIPLKERIAIISRFSALLDQNKESLTRTLTQEMGKPLRESFNEITGARKRIQFFIDNSEEILKPRVTHEEPGISEQLAFEPLGIVANISAWNYPYLVGVNIFVPALIGGNAVLYKPSEYATLTGLEITRLLWEAGIPREVFQPVVGGGPVGQRLLALPLDGFFFTGSYRTGQAIANQVGSRLIPLGLELGGKDPLYVADDVKEIPSVAAAAVEGSFYNNGQSCCAVERIYVHKKIFEPFLELFLGEVKKLKVGDPLDRQTTQGPLARPQQVVLLEAQVKDALHRSAKLLIGGKRWGTQGAFFEPTVFTNVDHTMNLMREETFGPLIGIQKVEDDEEAIRLMNDTDYGLTASIYSSDEKRARRILEQIDVGTGYWNCCDRVTPYLPWSGRKHSGLGSTLSFLGLYPFVKPKAYHLRRP; encoded by the coding sequence GTGAAGATTTTCAATCCAGCCACCGAGGCACTTCTTCAAGAGATCGAAGAAGATTCCGCTGTCTCGATCCAAGAGAAATACAATTCCCTGCTAAAAGGACAAAAAATCTGGAAAATGATTCCTTTGAAGGAACGTATCGCGATTATCTCCCGATTCTCTGCCCTTCTTGATCAGAATAAAGAATCTCTGACCCGAACCCTCACACAAGAGATGGGAAAACCGCTTCGGGAATCATTCAACGAGATCACTGGCGCGCGGAAAAGGATCCAATTTTTTATTGATAACTCGGAAGAGATCTTGAAACCGCGTGTCACCCACGAGGAACCTGGGATCTCGGAACAACTCGCCTTCGAACCTCTGGGGATCGTCGCCAACATCTCTGCGTGGAATTACCCCTACCTCGTCGGGGTGAATATCTTTGTCCCAGCCCTGATCGGTGGCAATGCCGTCCTCTATAAACCTTCTGAATATGCGACCCTCACAGGCCTCGAGATCACACGTCTTCTTTGGGAGGCAGGGATCCCGCGTGAGGTTTTTCAACCGGTGGTGGGGGGTGGTCCTGTCGGCCAACGACTGCTCGCCCTTCCTCTGGATGGTTTCTTCTTCACCGGTTCCTATCGAACCGGACAGGCGATCGCGAACCAGGTCGGTTCTCGACTGATCCCTCTCGGGCTCGAGTTAGGAGGAAAAGATCCCCTCTATGTCGCCGATGATGTCAAAGAGATCCCGTCCGTTGCGGCCGCGGCGGTGGAGGGGAGCTTTTACAACAACGGGCAAAGCTGCTGCGCCGTCGAAAGGATCTACGTCCACAAAAAGATCTTTGAGCCCTTTCTTGAATTGTTTTTGGGCGAAGTGAAAAAACTGAAGGTCGGTGATCCTTTGGACAGACAAACGACTCAAGGACCACTCGCCCGTCCGCAACAGGTCGTCTTACTAGAGGCCCAAGTAAAAGACGCCCTCCACCGTAGCGCAAAACTCCTGATAGGTGGTAAACGGTGGGGGACCCAAGGGGCCTTTTTTGAACCGACTGTATTCACGAACGTTGATCACACAATGAATCTCATGAGAGAGGAAACCTTCGGACCCCTGATCGGTATTCAGAAAGTAGAGGATGACGAAGAGGCGATCCGGCTCATGAACGACACTGATTATGGACTGACCGCCTCGATCTATTCCTCGGATGAAAAACGTGCTCGGCGGATTTTAGAGCAAATCGATGTCGGGACCGGTTACTGGAACTGTTGCGACCGGGTCACCCCCTACCTCCCCTGGTCCGGGAGAAAACATTCGGGACTCGGCTCGACACTCTCTTTTTTAGGGCTTTATCCATTTGTGAAGCCGAAGGCGTATCATTTACGTCGTCCTTAA
- a CDS encoding pentapeptide repeat-containing protein, whose amino-acid sequence MTTVAATALGGPAIPIMPSFVTDAGSLVSGRVAQSFKGALPGISLAVLTAAAYPSLSRFVKREETDLSQGQLSDPFLQIGILLGVAAILAGAFFLSSRITIDGIGRFNPPNRLFPPGSTLWPNPPAGGMRTNQEIFDSVISRYFQKKPNSMNPFYMVDELLQEGGVRVRHEFIGFRSVQIIDMRGVHIKGLDLKSVKFSGGTYLPGSKENVFIDFSGSVFEDFKLTDGYFRNCLFDDVQMKGIHLIETPFDFCQFSGGTTISGTIETGGYGGYFGRCFFDDVHWESITLRNIRFDRCALQGNLFNRCIFKGVTFKGEAGDKFHHIKNSRFDRCQIQNTIFEWVSVSKSSFPGSLFYQTTFKNFRGIHVDFSSLPKTEEGWQTVFTECYFGLDSHFTRCHFRNSLMSGTKISSLLPQDQDARSLGILFEDCDFAGFQFVNDPRSVKSGFVAQLMGTEFRRCQFPEAVFDPAVEFGDLRASLIIDTCDFTRARFSERRTQGFFGATILRDRVIWRGWNNLEEVHWEGVKLADVPHGIFGMEIEGNFTRGYLEGADLYQVNLGQSLIDQIILRGASCQKTVFSRCRSVYTARVDTRTGLWKSLLPRYLIDSPIKREGQKQGAQFV is encoded by the coding sequence ATGACTACCGTAGCGGCGACAGCGCTTGGAGGTCCTGCGATTCCAATCATGCCGTCTTTTGTAACGGACGCGGGATCACTGGTCAGTGGTCGAGTGGCTCAATCATTTAAGGGAGCCCTTCCTGGAATCAGTCTCGCGGTTCTCACCGCTGCTGCCTACCCCTCCCTCAGCCGTTTCGTGAAGAGAGAGGAAACCGATCTGAGTCAAGGTCAACTATCGGACCCGTTTTTACAGATCGGAATCCTTTTAGGGGTGGCTGCTATTCTTGCCGGTGCCTTCTTTCTCTCCTCAAGAATAACGATCGACGGAATCGGTCGGTTCAATCCCCCGAACCGGCTCTTTCCACCAGGCTCAACGCTCTGGCCGAATCCACCGGCGGGTGGGATGCGGACAAACCAGGAAATATTTGACTCGGTCATCAGCCGCTATTTTCAGAAAAAGCCGAATTCGATGAATCCATTTTATATGGTTGATGAACTGCTGCAGGAAGGGGGGGTGAGGGTCCGACATGAGTTCATCGGATTTCGTTCCGTCCAGATCATCGATATGAGGGGTGTTCATATCAAGGGGCTTGATCTGAAATCGGTCAAGTTTTCAGGTGGGACGTATCTTCCCGGAAGCAAGGAGAACGTCTTCATCGATTTCTCCGGCTCCGTCTTTGAGGATTTCAAACTGACGGACGGTTACTTCCGAAACTGTCTCTTTGATGATGTGCAGATGAAGGGGATCCATTTAATAGAGACGCCGTTCGATTTCTGTCAATTTAGCGGTGGGACGACGATCAGTGGGACGATCGAGACAGGGGGGTATGGTGGATATTTTGGAAGATGCTTTTTTGATGATGTTCATTGGGAATCAATAACACTCAGAAACATCCGATTTGATCGCTGTGCCCTGCAAGGGAATCTCTTCAACAGATGCATCTTTAAAGGTGTTACTTTCAAAGGAGAGGCGGGAGACAAGTTTCACCATATCAAAAACTCGCGTTTTGACCGATGTCAGATCCAGAATACGATCTTTGAATGGGTGTCCGTTTCAAAAAGCAGCTTTCCCGGCTCCCTCTTTTATCAGACGACATTTAAAAATTTCAGGGGGATCCATGTTGATTTCAGCTCACTACCGAAGACAGAAGAAGGCTGGCAGACAGTCTTCACCGAATGCTACTTCGGGCTGGACTCCCATTTTACTCGGTGTCATTTCAGGAATTCCCTCATGTCAGGGACCAAAATTTCCTCCCTGCTTCCCCAAGATCAAGACGCTCGGTCGCTTGGCATCCTTTTCGAGGATTGTGACTTCGCCGGATTTCAGTTTGTCAATGATCCGAGGAGCGTGAAGAGCGGTTTTGTTGCCCAGCTGATGGGAACAGAATTTCGCCGTTGTCAATTTCCAGAGGCTGTTTTTGATCCGGCCGTTGAATTTGGCGACCTGAGAGCCTCTTTGATTATTGATACCTGTGATTTCACGCGTGCCCGGTTCTCCGAGCGTCGAACCCAAGGTTTTTTTGGGGCAACGATCTTGAGGGACCGCGTGATCTGGAGGGGTTGGAATAATCTGGAAGAGGTCCATTGGGAGGGGGTGAAGCTGGCTGACGTGCCGCATGGGATCTTCGGAATGGAGATCGAGGGGAATTTTACACGGGGGTATCTCGAAGGGGCGGATCTCTATCAGGTAAACCTGGGTCAGTCGCTCATCGACCAGATTATTCTGCGTGGGGCGAGCTGTCAGAAGACTGTTTTCAGTCGTTGCCGGAGTGTTTATACAGCGAGAGTAGATACACGAACCGGTCTTTGGAAGTCTCTCCTGCCACGGTATTTAATCGATTCACCGATCAAGCGGGAAGGGCAGAAACAAGGGGCGCAGTTTGTCTAA
- a CDS encoding phosphatidylserine/phosphatidylglycerophosphate/cardiolipin synthase family protein: MDKLTFFFEGDDFFSSLRQAIAQATESVEIELYYFSDDDVGLSFSELLKRKAKEGVKVRIIYDAVGCRGTSSKFLDALEKSGMRLKEYNPLLPPRRHFGRRDHRKIMIVDHRIGFLGGFNIASEYSRTSAGETAWRDSGICFEDPELIQKLVQLFEDSWEEKRLRIKDFIREKIPRPDWSRRKHHLLASHGWNRKGLIREEYLSAIIHAKRFIYITNSYFIPDRGIRRALRKASGRGVDVRLLVAGPTDVPIARWASQATYSSFLRAGVRIYEYQGRILHAKSAAIDTEWYTVGTSNMDPLSFFHNLEVNFLGRGPEEARLLMVQFAEDLNFSKELSLEIWRRRPWWTRLRERFFFFFRAWL; this comes from the coding sequence ATGGATAAGTTAACCTTCTTTTTTGAGGGAGATGACTTCTTTTCAAGTCTCCGCCAAGCGATCGCGCAGGCAACTGAGTCCGTCGAGATCGAACTCTATTATTTTTCTGATGACGATGTCGGCCTCAGCTTTAGTGAACTTCTCAAGAGAAAGGCCAAGGAAGGGGTCAAAGTCCGCATCATTTATGACGCCGTGGGGTGTCGTGGAACGTCCTCAAAATTCCTGGATGCCTTGGAAAAATCCGGCATGCGGCTCAAGGAATATAATCCGCTTCTTCCCCCTCGAAGGCACTTCGGAAGACGAGATCATCGAAAGATTATGATTGTTGATCACAGGATCGGTTTTTTGGGCGGGTTTAATATCGCCTCGGAATACTCTCGCACGAGCGCCGGCGAAACAGCCTGGAGAGACAGCGGGATCTGCTTTGAGGATCCGGAACTGATTCAAAAACTTGTGCAACTCTTCGAAGACTCCTGGGAGGAGAAAAGGCTTCGCATAAAAGATTTTATTCGGGAAAAAATTCCACGACCCGACTGGAGTCGGAGAAAGCATCATCTCCTGGCAAGTCATGGTTGGAACCGAAAGGGACTCATTCGAGAAGAATACCTTTCTGCGATCATCCATGCGAAAAGATTCATCTACATCACAAATTCCTATTTTATTCCGGATCGGGGAATCCGACGCGCCTTGAGAAAGGCCTCCGGACGCGGCGTTGATGTCCGCCTCTTGGTTGCTGGCCCGACCGATGTCCCGATCGCCCGCTGGGCCAGTCAAGCAACTTACTCTTCATTCCTGAGAGCCGGGGTCAGAATCTACGAGTACCAGGGGCGTATCCTGCATGCGAAGAGTGCCGCTATTGATACCGAATGGTACACCGTCGGAACCTCCAACATGGATCCCCTGAGTTTTTTCCATAATCTGGAGGTTAATTTTTTAGGACGGGGTCCTGAAGAGGCCCGACTCTTGATGGTCCAGTTTGCGGAAGATCTCAACTTTTCAAAGGAGCTCTCCCTTGAGATTTGGAGACGGCGTCCCTGGTGGACCCGATTGAGAGAGCGGTTTTTCTTTTTTTTCAGGGCGTGGCTTTAG
- a CDS encoding heavy-metal-associated domain-containing protein, with product MKKVKNIARGLMILIGILVISFSIPILYGASLEKQVKTEKLFFEVKGMKNPKDVERIKSELRKNAGVFLSNCDHTAGTCTVDIDPAVTKWEAIVTSINQLGFKAIPSEKDKKFTEMPH from the coding sequence ATGAAAAAGGTAAAAAATATCGCGAGGGGCCTCATGATCCTCATCGGGATTTTGGTGATCTCATTCTCTATCCCTATTCTCTACGGTGCTAGCCTGGAAAAGCAGGTAAAAACCGAAAAGTTGTTTTTTGAAGTCAAGGGAATGAAGAATCCAAAAGATGTGGAGAGGATCAAAAGTGAATTAAGGAAAAACGCCGGGGTCTTTTTGAGTAACTGTGATCATACCGCTGGAACCTGTACGGTTGATATTGATCCCGCGGTCACGAAGTGGGAGGCGATAGTGACATCGATTAATCAATTGGGGTTTAAAGCAATCCCCTCGGAAAAAGATAAAAAGTTCACAGAAATGCCGCATTAA